A window of Blautia argi genomic DNA:
TGTACAGGAGGAGTATCTTTCTTACTATTTTGATAAGAAAGATACCAGCAGACTTTATGACGCTGTCCAGTTGGCAAAAGAGCTGGGATTTGATCTGATTACCAGACAATATATTAATGCAATCCCATATTTTTTACAAAGAAGCGAAGAAAACTGGCAGGTATCTGTAAAGGAAGCAAGAGAAGGAGATAACTATGTCAGAAGAACCCGGATTGTAACTCCAGAAAGAACTATGGAACAGGTAGAAGCAGCTCCTTATAATGAGAATATACTGACAGGTATTCACTTCAGCACAGTGGAATACTTAATCAAAGACGAAGAGGATTTTGCTGCCTTTAAGAAAAATTGTCCAAAACATTCAAAAGAAGATGAGGAATATATTATCCAACAGGGCGAAATTGCAAGAAAAGAAGTAGGTGATTTGGGAATTACATGTCCATGGTCTATTGGGGGTGTTTATAATCTGGTTTCTACTTACATGAATGTACAAGACATGCTTTGTGATGCGCTGGCAGATGAGGAATATTATGAAGAATATATGAATTTCTTTACAGACATGGTTGCAGAGGAACATGAAATTTATGCAAAAAGTGCCTTTGATGCTGTGGGCATTCAGGGAAATATTGCAAATGGTGCGATTATGGGAGCCGATTATTTTGATGAATATGTGCTTCCTTATGAAAGAAGAGCTTTAGATGTTTTGATAAAAGCAGGCAAACCTACGATTTATCACAATTGTGGAAATGCCAAGGTTCTTTATCCTGAATATAAAAAACTGGGGATTACAGTATGGGAAACGGTTGCAGAAGCTCCTCAGGGAGATAGCATTTTGGCAGAAGCCAAGGAATATTTTGGAGAGGATTTAATTCTGTCCGGAAATTTCGACCAGGTACATTTCTTGAAAGAGGCAACACCGGAGCAGGTAGAAGAGAGGGCATATAAACAAATGATGACAGGTAAGAAAAACGGCCACTATATATTTGCATGTTCCGATTATCTGGAAGTAGGAACACCTTTGGAAAATGTAAAGGCTTTATTAAAGGGAGCTAGGGCAGCAGCAAAATACGAATAAGAAAAGGATTTGGGAAGAGTAATGGAAAATAATAAAAAAGACATTAACAGAGCAAAATTGTGGCAGGTTGTATTTTTTTCTTTTAACAATTCTGCAACAAATACAAATTTAGCCATGATGGCATTTTTTATGGTTTTTACACAAAATATTTTAGGAATGGCGTCTGTACTGGTGGGGGGAATTGCCACAGGCATGAGGGTTTTTGATGCACTTACAGACCCTATTGTAGGATTCCTGATAGATAAGACAGATGGAAAATTTGGTAAATACAGACCTTATATGGTGATTGGTTCTGTCAT
This region includes:
- a CDS encoding uroporphyrinogen decarboxylase family protein, producing MNARERLLCVLRGEIPDEVPVSPFVQEEYLSYYFDKKDTSRLYDAVQLAKELGFDLITRQYINAIPYFLQRSEENWQVSVKEAREGDNYVRRTRIVTPERTMEQVEAAPYNENILTGIHFSTVEYLIKDEEDFAAFKKNCPKHSKEDEEYIIQQGEIARKEVGDLGITCPWSIGGVYNLVSTYMNVQDMLCDALADEEYYEEYMNFFTDMVAEEHEIYAKSAFDAVGIQGNIANGAIMGADYFDEYVLPYERRALDVLIKAGKPTIYHNCGNAKVLYPEYKKLGITVWETVAEAPQGDSILAEAKEYFGEDLILSGNFDQVHFLKEATPEQVEERAYKQMMTGKKNGHYIFACSDYLEVGTPLENVKALLKGARAAAKYE